From the genome of Desulfovibrio porci, one region includes:
- a CDS encoding NAD(+)/NADH kinase, whose protein sequence is MQNIVCRHVLLVCKAHHERAWKLGCEILQWLRVHGHMAALIEAGGEDPAYDEELDFVVVLGGDGTMLGVARRLVGRPVPLFGINFGRVGFLTDAQPDHWEERLKACLRGDLPLRACLALRWKLTRGGRLEAGGAAVNDVVLSRGSLSRLVCVNITVDGQRMGLLRSDGVILSTPVGSSGYSVSAGGPLLYPGMNAVGLTPICPFLNTISPMVFPGATVFRMRIESGSTDCYITVDGQEGQQLEIGDLVEVTGVPAAVRFMGDEISFFERLRTRGFVLERASGADAEKA, encoded by the coding sequence ATGCAAAATATAGTCTGCCGTCATGTACTTCTGGTCTGCAAGGCCCACCATGAACGCGCCTGGAAGCTCGGTTGCGAGATCCTGCAATGGCTGCGCGTACACGGGCATATGGCGGCGCTGATTGAGGCCGGAGGCGAAGATCCCGCCTATGATGAGGAACTCGATTTCGTGGTCGTGCTCGGCGGCGACGGCACCATGCTGGGTGTGGCCCGCCGTCTGGTGGGGCGTCCCGTGCCCCTGTTCGGCATCAACTTCGGCCGGGTGGGCTTTTTGACCGACGCGCAGCCCGATCATTGGGAAGAGCGCCTGAAGGCCTGCCTCAGGGGCGACCTGCCCTTGCGCGCCTGTCTGGCCCTGCGCTGGAAGCTCACGCGCGGCGGCAGGCTGGAAGCCGGCGGAGCCGCCGTCAATGACGTCGTATTGAGCCGGGGCTCGCTTTCGCGCCTGGTCTGCGTGAACATTACCGTGGACGGACAGCGCATGGGGCTTTTGCGCAGCGACGGGGTTATTCTTTCCACGCCGGTGGGCAGCTCGGGCTACAGCGTTTCCGCCGGAGGCCCTTTGCTCTATCCCGGCATGAACGCCGTGGGCCTGACGCCCATCTGTCCTTTTTTGAATACCATTTCCCCCATGGTTTTTCCGGGCGCGACGGTTTTCCGCATGCGCATCGAATCCGGTTCCACTGATTGCTACATCACTGTGGACGGGCAGGAAGGGCAGCAACTGGAGATCGGCGATCTGGTGGAAGTTACCGGCGTGCCCGCGGCGGTGCGCTTCATGGGTGATGAGATATCCTTTTTCGAACGTCTGCGCACGCGCGGCTTTGTGCTTGAGCGGGCCTCCGGCGCGGATGCGGAGAAGGCATGA
- the hemC gene encoding hydroxymethylbilane synthase, with translation MRKHLVIATRGSRLALWQAEHVKSRLEAQDPELTVSLNVIKTRGDIILDVPLSKVGGKGLFVKEIEEALLDGRADLAVHSIKDVPMVLPEGLILGCVPSREACTDCFLSFNHADVDALPQGAHVGTSSLRRQAQLLALRPDLRISSLRGNVDTRLRKLRDGDYDAIILASAGLNRLGLSAPYMTPLDPERFLPAVGQGALGIECREDNYDLLVLLAGLEDRATRVCVDAERGFLAGLEGGCQVPIAGHARLVDEENVSLEGLVAEVDGSLILRGAKSGNAADARALGLDLARELLDRGGRAILAKLYQQQ, from the coding sequence ATGCGCAAGCATCTCGTCATCGCCACTCGCGGCAGCCGTCTGGCTCTCTGGCAGGCCGAGCACGTCAAAAGCCGCCTGGAAGCTCAGGACCCCGAACTGACGGTTTCGCTCAACGTGATCAAGACCAGGGGCGACATCATTCTGGACGTGCCCCTGTCCAAAGTGGGCGGCAAGGGCCTGTTCGTGAAGGAAATCGAAGAGGCCCTGCTGGACGGGCGGGCGGACCTGGCCGTGCACAGCATCAAGGATGTGCCCATGGTTCTGCCCGAAGGGCTGATCCTGGGCTGCGTGCCGTCGCGCGAGGCCTGCACCGACTGTTTCCTTTCCTTCAATCACGCCGATGTGGACGCCCTGCCGCAAGGCGCGCATGTGGGCACCAGCAGCCTGCGGCGCCAGGCCCAATTGCTGGCCCTGCGGCCGGACCTCCGTATTTCCAGCCTGCGCGGCAATGTGGACACGCGGCTGCGCAAATTGCGGGACGGCGACTACGACGCCATCATCCTGGCCTCCGCCGGGCTCAACCGGTTGGGACTCAGCGCCCCGTACATGACGCCTCTGGACCCGGAGCGCTTTCTGCCCGCCGTGGGCCAGGGCGCGCTGGGCATTGAATGCCGAGAGGACAATTATGATCTGCTCGTCCTGTTGGCGGGCCTGGAAGACCGCGCCACCCGCGTTTGCGTGGATGCCGAGCGCGGCTTTCTGGCCGGGCTGGAAGGCGGCTGCCAGGTGCCCATTGCCGGGCATGCCCGGCTTGTGGATGAGGAAAACGTCAGCCTTGAGGGCCTCGTGGCCGAGGTGGACGGCAGCCTGATCCTGCGCGGCGCAAAGAGCGGCAACGCCGCGGACGCCCGCGCTCTGGGCCTGGATCTGGCCCGTGAGCTGCTGGACAGGGGCGGCCGCGCCATTCTGGCAAAACTTTACCAACAACAGTAA
- a CDS encoding FmdB family zinc ribbon protein → MPIYEYSCEKCGHEFEELVFDDVAPVCPHCGSRETHKLMSRCAHCTGGDGGEYAAPSSGGGGCAGCSGGNCASCGH, encoded by the coding sequence ATGCCCATTTACGAGTACAGCTGCGAAAAATGCGGCCATGAATTTGAGGAACTGGTTTTTGACGACGTTGCGCCCGTCTGCCCCCATTGCGGCTCGCGCGAGACGCACAAGCTCATGTCCCGTTGCGCCCACTGCACGGGCGGCGACGGCGGCGAATATGCCGCGCCGTCCTCCGGCGGAGGCGGCTGCGCCGGTTGTTCCGGCGGCAATTGCGCCAGTTGCGGGCACTAG
- a CDS encoding D-sedoheptulose 7-phosphate isomerase translates to MKDSALEIIARHARDGARLREEFFRAQGSNLRDAALRAALCLAGGGKILLCGNGGSAADAQHLAAEFVNRFLMDRPALPAIALSTDTSALTAIGNDLDFSQVFVRQVEALGRKGDLLLGISTSGNSANVLAALRAARSAGLFTVGLTGQDGGEMGALCHILLEAPSGHTPLIQELHIAAGHLFCQLTDYYLFENVTALTPYLQSDPEHKD, encoded by the coding sequence ATGAAAGACTCTGCCTTGGAGATCATAGCCCGGCATGCCCGGGACGGCGCGCGGCTGCGTGAGGAATTTTTCCGCGCGCAGGGTTCCAATCTGCGTGACGCCGCCCTGCGCGCGGCCCTCTGTCTGGCCGGGGGAGGCAAGATTCTGCTCTGCGGCAACGGCGGCAGCGCCGCCGACGCGCAACATCTGGCCGCCGAATTCGTGAACCGCTTTCTCATGGACCGCCCGGCGTTGCCGGCCATTGCCCTGAGCACGGACACTTCGGCTCTGACCGCCATCGGCAATGATCTGGACTTCAGCCAGGTTTTCGTCCGGCAGGTGGAAGCGCTGGGGCGCAAAGGCGATCTTCTGCTGGGCATTTCCACTTCCGGCAACAGCGCCAACGTGCTGGCGGCCCTGCGCGCGGCCCGGTCGGCAGGCCTGTTCACTGTGGGGCTCACGGGTCAGGACGGCGGCGAAATGGGCGCGCTCTGCCATATCCTGCTGGAAGCGCCCTCCGGGCATACCCCGCTCATTCAGGAGTTGCATATTGCCGCCGGGCATCTTTTCTGTCAGCTCACTGATTATTATCTGTTTGAAAATGTTACGGCGCTCACGCCGTATTTGCAATCTGACCCGGAACACAAGGATTGA